The genomic stretch GTCGTTAATAGCGGGGGGACTATCCTGGACTTTATGCGACATATCCGCGACCTCAACAAAGAGGTTTCTGTTGTGGTGATCACTGGAGTCATGCAAGCTCGGTGTGTTTCTGGTGGAAGATTGACTGCTGCTCTTGCGAAATATGACAACCTGCAATTTATAACCCTACGTATTTCGGAGAACAAGTACAAGGGAACAGGGGCCAGTGATACCGGAAATCGTCTTTTTAATACTCTCCATCTGCCCTGATCTTCCTGTTTGATTTATTTGTCTATGTTGACTTGTTGGTATCGTTGAACCCATGCGTACTTTCTTGATTTCAGATTAGTTAAACAACTTGACATTTTTGAGGGCTTTCGCAACTGGGCTGCCCGACATCCCACCTTCCCAAGTCCATTAAGTTGAAAATAGAGAGCGTCGAGCTAATTCAACGAGAAGATTCTGTAGAAAGTCATAAACATGTTAATCATCAACAATTTAATTGGACCACTGTCATAGCTTTGTGGTTACATCCAAATCTTATATTGCTTGGTAAGCCTTCATTGGTAACGGCGTCGAGAGCATTTATAATCGCCATTTCCAACTGTCTTCAAAACATCGGTCTAGGCACAATGTGGGGAACAGCAGGGACCACGATGACCATCTCAACAGCATGATTCAGTAGGATTCTTCTGGTTTAAGAAGAGTCATGACATCAACCACACTTTGTCGTCCGAGAGCATCCGCCTTACTATGACGTCTCTCGGATTTCCGGGTTTACGGATATACACCCAGCAGTTACGTTCCATTGGCAGTATACTGGCCAGACAATGCTGTGAAAGTCTATAGAAAAGCTTAAACAACATGAGTCTTAAAACAATTGCCACTAGTCAAGTATATAAATTCATTATGGGTCATGGTAGAACCGGACAGCGATGCGAGGATCAACACCAGGGCTGAATCAGACGAGCCCTAAACATGGAGACCATCCGCGATTCAACCTTTGGAAAGCTCGTGCGCGTGTTTACTAGGAATCGGTTGCTACGATACCCAGAGGAAGTTAATCCGGCTCTTTGGACAGAATGTTTGAAACCGGAACCCAGtgtcaaagatgaagaggcaGCGACGTTGGCGGACACCGAGGAGGACACCTTCGGTCTATACGCCGTTATGTCACAGGCGTCACGAGCTTCGCGTCGTCTGAACTCGATAGCTTCGACCGCTGGTGTCGATAGAGGAACACCGCTTCTGGTGGATTGGCGTGGACCAGATGATCCTGAGGTACGTATACAGACTTGCTTCCCTGAACACGGTCTCCACCATCAAGTACTTACATGCATGCAGAATCCTCAGAATTGGAGCACAACTAAAAAGCTCCTTGTAAGTAGCCAGATCTGGATGTTAACCTTTGCCATCTACATCGGATCTGCGATCTATACCCCAGGAATCGAAGGCGTCTCGGAACAATTCAGTGTAAGTAGAGTCGCCGCAACACTCGGGCTGACACTCTTCGTGCTGGGATATGGCCTAGGTACGTCCCATTCATGGATCGTAACTAAGCGTACCCCCATCAATCAACATACTAACCACACCCCCAGGTCCAATGGTCTGGTCCCCTCTCTCAGAGCTACCAACCGTCGGCCGAAACCCTACATacatcctcaccctcgtcgtctttgtcttcttccaatTCGCCGTCATCTACGCAAAGAACTTCGGCATGCTACTCGCATTCCGGTTCTTGACCGGCTTTCTCGGCTCCCCAGCCCTTGCAACCGGCGGAGCATCCATGGGAGACATGTGGAACCCGAAAGTGCGCGACTACATGATCGCTATCTGGGGCTGTTTCGCCATCTCCGCTCCCGTCCTGGGCCCTCTCGTCGGCGGCTTCGCAGCCTCCGCAAAAGGATGGACATGGACCATCTGGCAGCTGCTCTGGGCCAGCGGGTTCACACTGGTCCTactattcttcttcctcccggAAACCTTCACGCCCAATATTCTTTGGCGACGAGCACGTCGTGTACGGAAGATCACGGGGAACTCGAACTACAAATGCGAAGCGGAGATCGAGCTCAGCCATGTCAGACCTAAGGTACGTTagcaagaacaacaacaacaacgaCAACGACATCTACCcccaacccaaacccaaaccctAACAACATCTAACTCAACAACCAGGACGTCCTCTTCGAAGCCGCAATCCGACCCTTCCAACTCTGCTTCCTCGAACcaatcgtcttcttcctAAACCTCTACATCTCCCTAATCTACGGcatcctctacatcttcttcgaagccTTCCCAATCGTCTTCAGCGAAATCCACGGTTTCAACATGGGCCAAACCGGCCTCGCCTTCCTCGGGATCCTAATCGGAGCGATCCTCATAATACCGTGCTACTTCTACTGGAAAGCCAAATACCAATCTCAGCATTTCGACCAGAACTGGAACATCGCACCCGAACACCAGCTGCCCCCAGCCTGCGTGGGGGCGTTCGCGCTCCCGATTTCGCTGTTCTGGTTTGGGTGGACGGGGAACTTTGAGAGCGTGCATTGGATTGTGCCGATTGTGGGGTCGGTGTTTTTTTCGGTCGGGGGGTGTTTGATCTTCAATGGGATTTTTTGTTATCAGGCTCATGCGTATCCGAGGTATGCGGCTTCGGTGTTGGCGGGGAATGATTTTATGAGGTCGTCGTTTGGGGCTgggtttcctttgtttgCGACGGCTATGTTTCATAATCTGGGGGTTGGCTGGGCGTGTACGCTTCTTGGATGCTTGACGGTGTTGTTTGTGCCCTATCCTTTTATTTTGTTGAAGTttgggaggaggttgaggatggcgAGTAAGTATGCGAGGCATGATATCTGATTCTGCTCctttgtatatatactggGTTACGAATGTGGATGCGATGAACTGCAGTTCATGATGAATATAATTCTTTCATGTCGGTAGCAACAGCCAATCTATATGCGAGCTGTTGTATTATGGCCATAGAAACAAAAATGCGTTCAAATCAGTCGGTCAATCATCGAGTCTTGACAAATCAGTGAGGTATTCCacgtaaaaaaaaaacttcCAATTCCCGGGTCCCATCGCAACCATCCCATCCCATTCCAATAactagaaagaaaatcgTCTTTTATACATGACGTAAACCCTCAACAGACAAAATGCAAACAGGCGAATGTACAGGTAGATCGATCAGCAGGGGAGTATCTCGCGAGGGGGGTGATAGGGGCGTTGATTGATTTTGTTCATTATCGTCGTGATTTCAAAATTCAATGTCGTATTAATCGTGTGTCGTTCGTGCCATCGGAAAGTGCGTCATGTATAAGGtcgaaaacaaaagaaacgaagaagcaaaaagaaaaagcgtCCCTCCCATAGATTATTCTTCATCCGTCAACTGCCGTATCAGCTTGATGCTGAGAATCATCACCAACAAGCCTATCGTCGTCACCACCATCAGGCCAAATCCAAACCATCCGAGAACCATCGCAGAGCTACCAACTCCGCTCTTGACACTGCCATTGCCCATGTCTTGGGCAATGGTGCTCGCGGCGACGGATGCCGTGTGCTGCCATAGTACCGAGACCAGCACAAAGACGGATGCCACGAAAATCAGAGCCAGCGCTGCCTGAGATACGGGCCGGGAAGGAAACGGCTTCACCTCACGTTCTGAGCCGGTCGAGTCGATTTCTTCGTGCCATCCAGGGAAAGTCGCcagaaggatgaagcagaaaaATGCGAGGATAACGGCAACGATTCTATCAAAGTCAGTGGACCTATTCATGAATCCAGATAGAATCACCAAAGATTCTGGGAAACATACAGGAGATATGGGAAGACCACAGCATCCTTAAACGTTGATGCTACCCAAATCAGGTTCAGCGGATCTTGGTCCACAGTGACGACCTCAGCCAGGGCCGTTGCATTCGAATTGCAGATGTAGGCACCTCCTGATGGCGATACGCAGATTCCGAAATATCCCACACGGACTTCCATCTCCGCTCCTCCAACGATGTTCGCTGTCGCTTGCACTACGCCGGGATCCACTTGGGCAAGATTGAAGACGGGGTCGTAGCGTTGGTAATAGAgagagatcaagaagatgctGGGCATTTGTGGAGAGGACGACGAGCATCCGGCCAATAAGAGGGCTAATATGGTCAGTTGCATTCCGGAGGTGACAGCATAGTATGGGACATGGCTTACAGAGAAGAATAATGGTAACTGCAATAATTATCATAAGCACGTGATGGTAACCGATCATGGGAATGAAACCTATAATCACACAGACAATCAGTATACACAAACAGCATGGTTTCAAGAACAAGGGTCACATACGGGCCATCTTGTCCTTAAAATTGCCAGCCATGTCGACCGGTCAAGTCTCAGCCAGACTTATATCAGCTGATTGCTTCACACCGTAGCTTATATGACTCTCTTCTCGGGACCCCGAGAAGGAGTGATCGAAGAGCGCTTCGTTGCGCACTATGACAGAAAGTGCTGGTTGTTCCCTCGGTTCTGCGACCTGATCAAGCTGTTTTAATGCGCGACAGTCTCGGTTGTCAGTCCAAGCTGTGAAACTCTATGCCTGAAGAAGGTGATCGAAGAATGTCGGAACGTTCTGTCAGCCTTGACGTGGGTATGGAATGTGGGCTCGAGGGCACGAGGTCGAGGAACAATCCCTTGACGAATAGAATAAGGAATGTATGTCTGCTTTGCGTCGCAGTGCTCACGAGACCTGGACGATATACAAGATGTGTCAGATAGTTGAATTAAAAATCCGATAAGCTATGCCCCGATCTGGGGTTCAAATTCAACGACTTAGTGCcaaaaaaaggcaaagctGAGTACAAGGAATGGAgaggggagaaagagggaaggggagAATTGGGGAGAGAGATCGTAGCTAGCCAAATCCACACTTGCAATGAATGCCTGCCTCCCGAATTTTTTCCACACAACGAGCGAGAGTTGAGGTAACTGGtgacgatggtgatgataATGTGGTGGCTGGGAATGGAGAATATACTCCCAATGGAGGAGGCTGGGCATCACCTTTTGTTTACACCCGCTGGTTTCCCGGTAACCAGAATTCACCGCCCACTGTCCCTGAGGGACCCACGAGGCCCCATTGGGTCTGATCCGCCCCACCGATGGCGCTACGATCGATCAGGGACCAGGGATTGGTCCAGGCACGACTTTAGCCTTGGTCCCGCACGGCTTATCAGCCCTAATCCCTGATGGTCCCTTCCAGCCTCCTGCATTTACGTCTCATAGTGGGTTCTGTCCAGGTTTCATGCCGACGATCAATGCAAAGATATAAACTAAAATTACTCAAAGTGGCCTGACGTCGATCGTCTATCTCCAATATCGTCCAAGGTAGGGTATACACGACCAAAGATAATATAGAATAATGCGATACCTTAAAAACACCGGTGTATCTCTTCCAGATAAGACCCAACAGGATGATAACAATGCCAAAAAAAAACGCCAACACACCAAAGTTTATGCCATTCTGTATGGAGCCGGCAATGTATACCATCCAGAATCACTTGTTTGTATATGAAAATCGCTTGAGGTCGAATGCAACAGGTGTCCGGGGATGACTGGGTTCGTCACCATcgacatcctcttcttcactaTCGGGAACAATCATGTCTTCACTTCCTTGAGCAATATGATATGTGGCAGGGATCGGGCTTGCCTTAGAGGTGTTGGCCCCGATGTTACTGCCCAGGGCACTTGAtgttgaaagagaaggggtAAAGTTCAGAGAACGTGACCGAGCCAGCGCAGTCTGGCCGAGACGTTGCAAAGGTGTCAACCGTTGTCGCCTCGAAGGACTCCGGGAAACCCCAGCTTTCACCCTAGAGGGTGATCTAGAAATAAGCGGGCGATGAACCTGAGGATCTTTTGTTTGCGGGGTATCCAAGTTGGGGCTGGTATTCCTTTCCGCAGCTTCAAAAGTAAACTTAGACAACAGAGAAGAGTTTTGTTTGGCAATATGATAGTCAAGCACCTGGTGAAACACTTCAGGGTTGGAGTCCTCGTTAACAGAAGCTTTACTTGGAGTTTCAGCACTATCCTGTGGCTCTTCTGCAAGGACTTTCTGTTTCACAATTGCCGAATCTTCCGACGTGGTGAGTGCCGTTGACGGAGCCGCTTCTTCATGGTTGCCTTCGCGCGGCTCAGTTCCTATGTGAGGCTTGTCCTTGCAGTGGTTCGCAGTCTCTGACGAACCTACAATTTGTgtcatgatatcctcggctACTTCATCAGAAAACACATCGACAGCTGACTTTCGCGCTTTCTTACTTCGCGTCACCTTTGCACCGCTCGGGCTTGAATCACCCGGGGAGCTAGCAAAGAAACGACTGCGGCAATCTGGAAGACTTGGAAGGCTGGCCTCGTCCGTCTCCGAACAAAGTCGCTGCCGTTTGGTGGGCTGCAAGGTAGATGCTCTAGAGGCATGGGCCAAAAAAGAGTTCCGCTCCACACTCCTAACTAGTGGACTCGATAGCCTATTCACAGTAGCGGATCGGACGATTCCCGGCCGGGGCGTAACAGGACTGCTCTCCCAGGACCTATTGGCATGCCGTTCCAGTAGCCTTTGCTGGCTGGGAGATGGAGTGAGGCTATTTGGATCCAACTCAGCTAGAGGAGTCCGTTTTGGGGTGAAGAATGAGCTGATGGGTTTATTTGGCTTCAGTTCGGCGGATGAACCGAGCGTCTGGCGACGTTGGATGCCATGCATGAGCTTACCCGCGGGTGCAGGCCTTAAAACCAGCGGTTCTTTTGTTGTAGGATCCAAGTCACCACGAGCGACTCCAACTGCAAGCTCAGGGTCCACATCGGCGCCGATGTACGGCAGCTCTTCGAGGTTCACATCATCCTCCGGTGCAGTCAGAGTGACGAGCTTTCCAGCTTGGGGGCAAAATACTCTCTGGTAAAGGAAGGTGAGCTCTGCTTGTTTGAAATTCTCCAGATAATTCGTAGGAACATGATACTGGCCCTCAAATTGAAGCATCCGTAGCGCCTTCTCCACATTCCTGTATTTGCGAATACACCGATAGGCAGTTTTCAAACCCAGCCTTGCAATGTTGGGTAGGTAATCACAACCACTGAGGATACACATGCGTCTAAAGTCAGCATCAGTCCATCCTATAAGACTGACTTCGCGACAAGCTGCAAAATCTGCTCGGTTAATCTCAATACAGTCGCCATGCTGGTCTAGTTTAGACAACAGTCTTTTCGCGCCGAACACCAGCAAATCAGAGTCTTCTGATATGATACCATTGATGATGCCCTGGCGCTCAAGGTATACGAGTTGTGCATCTGCCTCATACGGAGCCACCATATACTGAACATTCATCTTTTTCAGTTCGTCGATCAATTGACGAGCCATTAAAGGGGTCACATCCACCGCTTTCTGGAATTCTTGATAAGCTTCCGCTGTCCTTCCCTTCCGCTGCAGTTCCAACCCAAGGGTTTTGCTTTCCTGACGCCGTTGATGTCGATCAGACTCGGTACCGGCTTTACTCGGTAGATTGTCACCGTCGAAGATAAGATATGGGGTAACTCCAAAATAGAGCAACATGCGGACCCGGTTCAGTACGAAATCGACATGTCTACAGTCCCATTAGCGCCCACACCGAAGAATATCCCACTCAAAGCTGCATACTTGGTCGTCGGCCGGTCCAAAACTAAGTCCACCGCGCAGGCGACCGTACCACGATGCAGCCATCCATACGCGTCGACCCCAAGTGTTTGTCCGCTAAACTTTTTCAAATGACATGGTTTTTGAATTGACttgagaagaccatggagcCCTAGCTGTCCAGTCAGCCTTCTCTGATCACTCCGAAAAAGACAAAGTGAAGCTGGGCATACCTTTAATGCCCATTATGGAAACCTTCGAAAGTCGAGCTGCTCCTCGTTAGGTCGTCAAGTTGAACATCCAAAACGGGTAACAGCTCTGACAGTCGACGGTTAGGACTCAGGAGGAGCGGTGGGCACGAGAACCATGAGGAGAAACTTCCGTAGAAATAGGAGCTGGAAGCCAATCAACCAACTTGGCGGGTCATTGAGTTATGTATGACCTAGACAACGAGACTGGAATGTAAGTTGACTGCCAGTATCAACCCTCCGACGCGCAACAGAAACGCGATAGGTTGATGCATACAGAGGAAGCCGTGATTGGTCGGACGTTGGCGGCGTTTGCCTCCACCATCACCGCCCTATCATTCTGCCGAGCGATAAGGATCGCGGAGAGATtagagggaaaaaaaaaaaaaaaggcaaggTTCTAGACTGCAACTTACTGTGCGCAGCATATAACATTATACTGCTTACTTTCTACCTTCTTTCAAATACAAGGGATTCAAAAAATCGCACCATGCCGAAGTCTTTCTCGAAGGTCCATAAGCATATCGCTAAAAAGAGAGGGGCAATTGACGCACTCCATGAGAACAGCAGAGATGCGAAGAGATTGCGCCGCGCAGGTATCAGAGATGATCGGGTTGCTCGTGTCTCTGCCACACTGGCCCGAGGACGACAGTCATACAGTAAGCTTCCAAAAGGCGCCTCTGTTTTCTACCGGACTTTTCTAATATAACTCCTAGTTGATCGGATCGTATACTTCCACGAGAATGTCCCAGAGGATGCAGGCGTCTTCTCGGATAGTGACATGATGAATTTAATTGTTAGGTAAGTCGAAGCAGAAAGTTAGCCCTCTAGTGACTATCCAATGTTTCATACGTATTAACACTTCCTGGCATAGATACATCAATCGAAGTGTCCCTGAGATCGAGCAATTACAGAGCGAGCGGAGGAAAGGCCGACCCCCCAGCAAACGGGAGGAAAATCTCCTACAGCGAACAGACGCAGAGAATAAAGAGTTTAAGACCGGTTTCTGGTTGCCCGATCTTGGCCAGGAAGATGTACTCAAGGCTCTTGCCTCGTGGAATGGAGATTGGTCCGGACTCAGTAGCATGAAGTTCATTCGCTTGACCAAGGATGGTGGGAAGCAGTCTTCAGCTTTTCCTCCTAAAGGGATGTCGTGATCTTTAGTTATGGGTTTGATTTAAGACCGTATCGCTCGCATTGGTTTTGGCACATAATGGCGTTGACGACCGTATATACCAGCATCTTGATATTCGTTAGTATGTTTCAAGGTTTGGCTACACAAGCAAATTAACAAAAATGTCTGCTATGCATCTGTGATGGTATTTCGCATCGCTGTTAGGCTACCACCTGTAGTGTAAAACAATAAACATAATAATGGCAACGGCACGATCAACTTCGCAGCAACACCGGCAGTTATTATCTTCAGCGCCTTCTGCATTGATCCTGGCTCTCAAATGTGTTATGTCTGTCAGCCAAAGCTGTAGCTTGGATCTACTTATGGCAAAGTGTGCGATTGACACTTTGTACTCTTAGCTTTTCTCATGATATAACCTCATTAAGCGCGAAGATCTTTGGGCAGTGACTACTGCGAGCTTTGATGCTCGAGACTTATTCAGACTTGTGCAATTGGTTTGTTCCCTCTGTATATTCCATGACTTTCCTGTATTTGAAATTGCTTTTGGCTAACTTTGTGACTATGAGTTGTGATACTAACGTCAGTTTCATAAAATATATTTCTATGGTACAGGTATTGGACGTTTTGTAGGTTGTGGTATATCGCTTGTAGATGAACGCAGAGTGACAGAAGATAATGTCTATTGATCCCAGAATTATTTGAGATTTCAACACCCTGGGCAATTGAAAACAATTTGATCGTGTATTCTGTATTAGTATATAAGGTCCCTCTTCAGATGTTGGGACGGAAAGGATGAATGCCTCAGGCCGACCGGTCGAGAGCTCCCGAGCTTGTTCTTGGCAAGCGGTAACATCATCAGTTTCCTGTTCGTCACCTCCAAACTTTCATTAAAattctcctccaacccaaCAGCCTCTGCATCCATCTAAACCTCACAATTCATCATGTTGTCGCTACGTACCATCGCCCGCTCTGTGCCTCGCACTTTCTCCCGCTCCATCGCCATCTCTTCCCGCTCTGCTCTCTTCCGACCTATTCCGACTGCTGCTCCTAAAAATGTTATCCTGCAATCTGCTCTGAAGCCTTCATACGCGGCTTTCTCGACTTCTAGCGTATTCAAACAGTCTCAAGCTGAAGGTAAGAAGAAATTGAACGCCTAATCCATTCAGGATTCGGAGGGAAAATtacaaggaaaagaaagaaagaaaactgcTCAAGACTTATGGCATGATGTAATATTCGTTTCTCTCGATTGCGCTGACAACGACTTCTATGTGTAGGTGATTTTGAGCTTGCTGCCAAGCTTGAGGATGAACTGAAGCATGAGAAGGCTTCTGGTCTTGAGGACCTGGATTCTTCCGTCCAGAACATCCAGTATGTTCTTCAGAACAACTCCTGGGAGGTATGTGCACCGAATCAAATGTTTTGCATCAACGAAGGCTGATTTGTGTCGGCTTGCAGGTCAAGGACGTCCCCGGTGACCAGGAGGTCGTGTTGACGAAGAAGTTCGGTAACGAGGAGTAAGTGCTTGGGTCTCCATTTCCCATCACCTCTTTCTATTTCCAATCCATCCCATTCTTGTACCCTATCCTAATGAAACCCCTATAATAGGATTCGCCTCACCTTTACCGTTGCGGACCTTCAGAACCTGAGCGAACAAGAGGAATTCGACGACCAGGCTTTGAGTGACGAGCTGGATTTTGAGGGCGGCCACCAGCCCGCTAACCGGGGTGCCTCTGGCAACGTTGCCCAGCACCCCGAGGATCGGGTTGCCCCGGCTGATCGCGAGCTGGATGAGTTGGACCGTGATCTGGAGCCCAGCTTCCCTGCCCGCGTCAACATCACCGTTGAGAAGCCAAGCAACGGCGCTTTGCTGATCCAGACTGTTGCCCAGGATGGTCTCTTCCAGATCGAGGAGGTCTCCTACTTCTCTAAGCCTGACTTGGCACATGCCCAGACAGCTGAAAAGGACTGGGCTAGACAGAGCCTCTACGCTGGACCTCCCTTTGAGAACCTCGATGAGGATCTGCAGACCTTCTTGGAGCGTTACCTCGAGGAGAGAGGCATCAACGCAGAGCTCGCCAACATGATTCCTGACTACATCCAGgtgaaggagcagaaggaatACGTTCGCTGGCTCGAGAGTAAGTTACCACAACCCTTGCgatattagtatctatatctaaCAGTGGGACTTTTAGACgtcaagaacttcatcaCCGCTTAAATGCAGACCAATGATGCATTAATGCGTCTGCAAATATGCATTGGTTAAATCCCTACTCCTAATTCTAATTCTACATTCCTCGACTTTCTCGTGATCTTTTTGTGAGGGAGTTTGCCGTAACTTCCTGTCATGTTAGCTTGACGTCTGTCCATGCAAGTCGCCTATGACAATATTTGCTAGGCAGTGTGCACGTGTATCAATATAGAAACGAATTTAGCATCTACATgtattatatttaaaaattGCATCCTACAGTATGATATTATGCTTCAAGGATTACCTACGTTCAAAAGCGTTAAGCACCATCAGTTCTATAATGACGGTCTCATGTTCACCATTCATATCCCTGATTAGTAGGTTGTCAGGAGAAATATAAAATCATGCCTATGTCTTGAAGTAATCCTGTGACAACACCGAAACGCCGTATGCATCCTAACGCTGCCTTCAGCATGTATACTCCAAAACCGCTCGAAAAGTACCAAAAGTCCTAGGTAGAAGACCCACAGAAAGTAGATGCAAGGGTTTAAAACTCCATACTTTCAGTCTTCACCTCCGTCATGTCTTCGTTTCGCTCCCGCTTCCCACCGCGTTCCTCCTTGAGAAGACCGGCAATGAACGAGCGGAAATAATCAACATATGGCTTGAGACTCGTTTTCTCATAATCCTGGAGTTTGCGGCTTCCTCTCACATCAGAGTCATTGGGCACGcttccctccccatccacagCGTCTCCTGCGCCGTTACTGGGGTTCTCTGCATCGTACGCATCAATCTCCCCAAGTAGTTGTGTGACCGTGGGAACTGAAAGCGGGTCAAATTGCTCAGCCTTTCGAGCATCAATGGGAACACAAACGCGACCTGTGCCAGGGTGTATGACGAACGGGCTCTTGAGCAAGTGAATCATCTTCTTACTGACTTCAGAATCAAGGCGGGGATAAGTGTACTCCAAAACAATATCCTGCTTCGCCTCGCGTAATGTAGAAGTTTTCAGAGTGCTGCTTTTTCCCGTCTTCGCGAGCGAGTCAATGTCGGCCCATTTGTTCGTACTAGAGCGGTCTGGTGATGATTCCCATTTCTTGCGCAACGCATCATTCAAGGCCTTGTCGGGAAGTAGCGCTAGGAGGCGTTGCGCCTGCTCCGAGCTAACAAAAGTGTCCTGGTCTACCAAGGTAGTCTGGGCGAAGTAAGGCTTCAGGATCTCCAGACTACGGGACATATGCGGATGCAGCGGACGCTTCAGATTGACACGCTTGCCGCTCTGGGCCCCTCCTCGTAAGAGGTCCAGATATCCTGCAATGGCCCGTCGCCGATCATCTGGAAGACTGCGAGCACGTGGATCACAGACCCAGGCGTGGGCACCACGACGACCAGAGTAAACCCATAAGATGTGTTGGAATCCAAAGTCGTCCCGCAACGCCGTGTCGACAACCTTCATGGCCATGGTTACAAATGTCCAGCATTTCCCACAGATATTCGCCTTTTCGCAACAGGATCGGATGTCGTCATAATCTGTCAAATCGATATCGAACACTAATTCCTTAGAAACTGGTTTCATCTGACCCCCTCGTAAAGTTTTCCGATCGCGGGGGTTTGTGTTGTAGACGGGGCCGATTTCAAAACGGGACGGGTTCATGCGCAGGATATCTTTACGGAAGCTAGTAGGGGGTCAATGATGTGTTGCATAACAGAGGATGCCTTGGTATATCCGCTTACAGATCTGCCGTCGCATATGAT from Aspergillus oryzae RIB40 DNA, chromosome 1 encodes the following:
- a CDS encoding DNA primase subunit PRI1 (eukaryotic-type DNA primase, catalytic (small) subunit); protein product: MPHSVSPGESPSHRNDEEVLPDAPPTDATPSGPEEKESEATENDTKDRLADLLFDDDDDDEFPASSAPDTKNENPASRDAVDSSAPQPAHVDTDTMLAFYQRLFPFRYLFQWLNHGIVPSPDFGNREFALTLQNDAYLRYQSYATADLFRKDILRMNPSRFEIGPVYNTNPRDRKTLRGGQMKPVSKELVFDIDLTDYDDIRSCCEKANICGKCWTFVTMAMKVVDTALRDDFGFQHILWVYSGRRGAHAWVCDPRARSLPDDRRRAIAGYLDLLRGGAQSGKRVNLKRPLHPHMSRSLEILKPYFAQTTLVDQDTFVSSEQAQRLLALLPDKALNDALRKKWESSPDRSSTNKWADIDSLAKTGKSSTLKTSTLREAKQDIVLEYTYPRLDSEVSKKMIHLLKSPFVIHPGTGRVCVPIDARKAEQFDPLSVPTVTQLLGEIDAYDAENPSNGAGDAVDGEGSVPNDSDVRGSRKLQDYEKTSLKPYVDYFRSFIAGLLKEERGGKRERNEDMTEVKTESMEF